The following nucleotide sequence is from Bactrocera oleae isolate idBacOlea1 chromosome 2, idBacOlea1, whole genome shotgun sequence.
CACAATGCAATTCTCATGTTACAACCATTGACAACAAAGACTTGTTCGGCTGTTAAGCACTTGTCAGTGGCGTTTCCATTTTAGAAGGACACTTGCACGGTCACAAAGTCTGACTTATCGGTAACCACCGGCAAACGGCTGCGGTGTGACTTTTCTTGGCCGCGGTAGACATTCAGTCTAAAAGACTGCCATTTTTCAAAGGCGTTATGTACTTCAACAAAcaggcatataaatatatatgtacatacacgtatgtatatgtgatttaatatatacgagtagttAGAGACACTCTTGTCCGCACTCACTTCACCGTTCTTTAACAACCAAGTGTCATACGTGGTTAATACCTAATTTTCTGGTTGTGTGCATgcgcttcattcataaatattctttattatatttttattactttatatatatatgtgtgtgtgtgttctgcGCGGTATACTGTCTGGCATTTGTGGCATTCACTCCATTGCATTTGGCACTGAAAATAGGGAGTTGGCCAAAGTGCTGTCTACAAACCAGCACAAATGTACATGCCATTTCAATTATTAATTCTACGGATTCAAATACCGTTaaaatgtatgtaggtatgtggaAGCATTCCACAAATGTTTGGGAGGTGAtatacagtgcgttcaaaaaataacgttttcctTTGCGTTCACCAACGCGTACAATTCGGTTAGTTTATTGTcgtgaaacaagaaaaattagTGTTCAGTATAAGAAACGTTTTGAGGCAGCCTTTCCAATGAAACATCCTAAAGGTCCCAATTGGACTATTAAATattgcaaagtatttaaatagaaGTTGCACATTTGTGCAGAGTTGGTCGGATCATTATTGAGAAACTGGAAACGTAAATGACAAGCCAAGAAGCGCGAAGAATCTCATGACCTCATCTAAGAGTGTCTAAGTGACAAAGAGGAGACAAGCCTATTGTTCTCCTTTTTGAGAAGAAATCACTGCTTAGTCTAAGAGaagccaaaaaaattgttttttttttaaaggaattAGATATATCTCTAAATACAATACGGGACAGTCTTCAGAAATCTGGCATCAAATATAGCAGTACTGTGAACAAACCCCTACTTTTAGAAACCAcacattaaaacaaattaaggGCTATGTATGGgtgtaagcgaacattttatattctcccAATTTGAAAAGGATAAAGGTGGGGAAATAATTTTAGGTGTtgcaaactttaaataaaaaaaattgcgcaACAATTTAACAtgcattattcgaagaaaccaAATGGATTaatatcaaatttggtatcttaccAGTTTATGTAATATAATTCGTAGACTCACCTAgtttcatttttacattttggatgttcgaaattttaatattaaaatcaaccttattaaatcaaatgaaatatatatgtatatgtgatataaccTCAATAAAAGCTAAATTTCATATATGAGGTATATAAGTAAAATATCAACCAAAGGTTGGGAAATCCTACTTTCATTCGGGACCAATAAAAATCGTTATATGTGGTGgtgttaattttgctaagatatcggTATATCGgtctatattaggtatatgggggctagggaaaATTTTGAGGCCGATTATATCCATTCTTGCCACAAAGGCATGCTgtaatcacaaaaatattctcggcaaatttcaatactagaccacacagattgaccgatatgtgcGATGAATTATCAACCTCTGAGTTCTAGAAaaattatagtccgatttcgatttCGGTGTAAGATGAAATATATTGAGAGCACGGTTGATGGtgtttgatttgtgtactgtaaAGTaaaggaatcagatggaatttaaaaattgttgtcatccgatttagcacattttcacagcgtataaatgctaaaaatacttatattttcagcaagtttggttgatttagAATCAGCgttttggaagatatgtacaacTAACCATTTACCGGCCGATACCACACCCacacttaataaaaattttagcccACAGTTGTACCTTGCTACTGTGATCTACTGCACCAAATTACGGTTGTATGTATTCATttggtgcttagttatggcatttaatatgttttcgattatgggcgtggcaatggaccGATTCCGCCCTCTGCAATACCAACTCTCCTTGGGTGCCAGGGAACACGTAAACGAAGTAGGTTCATTAAGATAAGACTAAACAAATGCCACACATGATTTTTAATAGtatattaatgtacatatgtacaaacatatgtatatatacaggtACACTTAGCGTCGCTATCAATTATTGCAAGcaatttgaaaattctaacaGCTTTCAATATCAATAATTGCCATACAGCTGTACCTGATAGGAGCAGAACATATTTGCACGGTCAGAAAATTAGCAAATGTAGTCATAAAAATAGAAAGTTTGCAAATTCGAAcgtaaaaaataacattatctATAAACCAATTGTTAAATCGAAATAATTGCAATCAATTGGCTGATAaaaagtgtgtgtttgtgctgtTTGCGTTTGTTATTTGCGAAAGATTaagcaaaaatcgattttaagcgAGCTTATTCAATAACCACTGCTTGCCTCTAGTacacaaatacttttttatacatgtgtgtatgtgcattgcAATTTTTGCAATTCCTTTTAACACAAATTCCGTTTGGACTTTCATTCTTGTGTGCAAGTATTCATTTGTTTGCTTACCTTTCTGCTCGGGTTGCGCCTGCTTAACATCCAATGCCGCCACTGATGATGGTGCTGCTGCTGCGACGGCGGCGGCGGCTGCTACAGTCACAGTGGCCGactgctgttgctgtttttcCTTCTGTTGTTGGTAGATTTGCTCCTGTTGATGCTGTTGCTCCTTCAACAACAGCGGCAAGTGTGAGTCATTcactgttgttgctgcaatCGGCTGTGCCGGTATTCCTGTGGTTGACTCTATTCTTGTTGTAGTTGTGCCTGCTACTGCTGTTGCGACCTCTGTCGCTGCTGTGCCGTTACTAACAGCAGCCGCAGCTTCCAGTGGCACGGAGCTTTTCTCCAAAATATCCGCCATATTGACTTGCTGCTCGGCACTCAGCGTTTATTATGTGCGAGCGTTTTTGTGTTAGTGCACTCTTTTACGgttgcgtatatgtgtgtgtgtgtgtgttctacTTCCGTAACGTGCGCTTTAAAGGATGCGGTGGGGTGGATTGCGATACGCAGCGACGATATGGGGCACCCCTTACAGGAGACGAGTTCTGTAATGCGAAGGAATGCGTTGCACTCAGGACAACGAAGCTTCGTCTATGTGTGTTTGTTAAGGTGTGTgtgttttaatgattttatttttacagtAACAGTACGctgagttgttgttgcttttggctTTGTGCTCACCCTCTGCTGCCGCCTAAGTCGCACTGGCTCTCACTTCGCCTTCGTGGATTGTGTGTGTATCTtttgtttgttgaaaatttttcaattcataatttcttctttaaattttaaagcacTTTTCAACGCTACTTATTCACGATTCTGCTTTTTAAATGCACTTTTCTTATGTAACTCTTTCTTTTCTAACAAaacaatatgtttgtatgtatgtgtgtatgtaaaatttCGAACCTGTAAAGAAATCATTATTAATCACCCGTTTTTATTACGCGCTTCATGCACCGCTTTCACACCGGAAATTAAATTAACGGTGAGGGCCACACGCGGTTTGCCTGCGTTCTGGTATACCAACTACCGTTACCGTTCTGGAATAGTCtcttttcaattcaaaatttgCTACCAATGGACTATTTTTCCTCGTAGAAACTTTTCTGTatacacatctacatatgtatgtatgtatgtaagtatgtacgtatgtgtgcaTCTATTTTCCTAAATTTTATTCACACTTTGCTCTGCTTCGCACTGCGCAGTGCGCTTTCAATAGTAACTATCTCGAAACGTAATTCAAATTTCACAATTCACACAAAGCCatttatttgcatatgaaaaagaaacaatttatttaatatgcacAAAAACGCTCAACAAAAAAACCAGCAGCAaactgaaatgaaatgaaatgagcaAAAAACACACTGTCACACACCTTAGCGCTGTGTCGCACCGTAAATAGTTGTTACACCGTGGATGAATCTATTTGGTCTGTTATCTCGTCTCGAACTGATTGCGCGCTGCAAAGAAGAATTTATAATTATCGTTCAAATGCGTACAGCTCGCATCGAAAGCCCAAAAGCCGCAGAGAGCCAGTGCAGAGACATTGCATTCAAGTGAGAGCGCGCACACAGTCGCTTTTGTGGTGAGCTTTTAGTACATGAAAGCCGGTTATGTTATTGGCCCAGCGCTGTTGCCATTGTGGGTGTAAACAGTGGTTGGCGTAGAAAGCTCCAGCAGCGCAATCTGAAGGAAAATGCAAGGGTCTAACAAAAACTACTATTTAGAACCGTTTCACCAATAACACTTTTTTGCTTTCCAAATTAACTTAAAGAACAAATCGGCTTAAATAAAAACGTACATTGCATACAcaatgaaaaagttaaaaaatattgaacttcgGAGAGTTCTATAGTATATGGTATGtggttatatattttcttcaaaaaacgtTATTCGAAAAATTCtgttgtttttcaaaaatgctTCAACTGATAATGGCGGAAAACAATCATGATTTTAGTCTGGGCGGCAGCGGCAGCATCATTTGTGATTAATACGTTAGAGCAAGAATCCTCTGACGAAATTTCGTAGCATTGTAAGGCCAACCAACACATTTTGAATTTTGAGATTAGAACATACTATTGTTTTTTCCAAAAGTTTTGTAATTTCGGTCTACTTGAGCTAGTCGAATTCTGATCGATAGTTGGATACAAGTTCATCCGGagaaataatattgtatatcgGGATTGATAAATCTTTACAAAGGAAAGCATAGAATGCAAATTAATATCTGGtaagaatattatttatatatgaatgtgaAAATACGCAACTAAGC
It contains:
- the LOC138857338 gene encoding uncharacterized protein is translated as MADILEKSSVPLEAAAAVSNGTAATEVATAVAGTTTTRIESTTGIPAQPIAATTVNDSHLPLLLKEQQHQQEQIYQQQKEKQQQQSATVTVAAAAAVAAAAPSSVAALDVKQAQPEQKD